Genomic DNA from Telopea speciosissima isolate NSW1024214 ecotype Mountain lineage chromosome 2, Tspe_v1, whole genome shotgun sequence:
TTGCAAGTCGTAATGTAAATGTTGATCCACTATGTGGTCGATGTGGTGATCGAGAAACTATCTCACATATTCTCTTGGGTTGTCCTTATGCCAGAGTGGTATGGTTTGGATGTCCTCTGGGTTCTATCTCGCCAACCATTTGTCATCTTTCGATTTCTGATTGGATTTCAGGTTGGAAATCTTTTTCCACAAGGGGGAAAAAGGAGTGCAGATCATTGATAACCCTTTCCAGTTTTATTTGCTGGTTTTTATGGTAATCACGTAATGATATGGTGTTTGGACGAAAGGTTTGGCATCCCAATGAAGTTATTGCTGATGCAGAGAAGGAGTTCCAGGAGTACATGTCTGTTCAAACTGCTACTGGTTCATCTAATACTATATCGACACATCTAGTGTCACACCAATGGATAGCACCCCATGTTGATTACGTTAAATGTAACAGTGATGCTAGTTTATCCTCAGTTACAAACAAATCTGGAGTTGGATATATTTGCAGAGATCACTGTGGTACGCCTTTATTTGCCTTCTCAAGTCCAATATTCTTTTCAGATTTATTGGTTGGTGAGACTATTGCAGTTCGGATGGCGATGTTGGAGTTGATCTCAAATGATTATACTCATGTCATGATTGAGACAGATAATCTGAATCTGGTTACGTATGTTACAAGTGGCGGTGGAACTTCTCCCTTGCACATTCGGGCGATTGTTGAAGATATCATacatttatcttctttctttgtatCTTGTAGTTTTACTTGTATTCAATGGGAGATTAACAGCGTGGCTGACTCCTTGGCTAGGAGGGCACTGTCGTTAACATGCACGACTGATTGACCCatttccactccatggttgCATGAGATGTGTTCATACTCCCCGCCATGAGCTTGCATGTTTTATCCTAATAAATTCATACTTTTTAACACACAAAAAAGAAGGTTCCTcaataaaaaatggataaaGGTTGGGCATGCCGGCGATGTGTCTATCTGTTTCTCTCCCACCCCTGCCCTCCCCATCCTAGCCTCTCCATTGGCCACCACCGCTAGCTCCAGGAAAGCCAGCGACGTGGCCAACCCTCtccataaaaaattttaaacaaaatgttcttagggaaaaagaacggtACCTGGTTGCTTGGCCAATGTGgctcctacgcctagacacagtaCCACCTTGTctccatggaaaggtggaaatcccgcCTAGGTCAATGCTTGTGCAAGCACTTCCATTGACCAACGCACACGCAGGCTCTAAAGGCCCATACAACATTCTCTTGCCCTTGATCTTTTTATATATTACGTGGTGAATTGAGAAGttataaccttcttttgattaaaCCTTGTCTTATTCTACCAGGGTCATCCATCAACGTTTGTCTGTTACATCCTTAAATTCTATTCCCAGAATCATGTTGTAAACCTTTCTAAAGTCCTCTGTGCTCTGTTCCTGTAGTGTGACCTGCATATCAGTGAACGGTTTTCTTTTCCTAATTCCTTTTCATTTTACTTTGCTTTTCCAAtgagaattttatttgtttatatattttggttCAACAGTGAGAATTTTGTTTACTTCACTTCTAGTCAGAGTATCAGACCAGGCATGAACATTGAACGCACCTCACACAGAAGttttagtttttcaattttgattttatgggattttcatttttttctatgaagaaaagcaaaacagaaaggactaatagcagactaacaccatcaGGTTTTATGGGGCTTCAAGTAGTAGTTTCAAACTTTAAGGGTGTCAAGCAATcgggccatagtacagggggtatccaagtaatttatttttatttttattaaaattctttttcttttcattttcttttcttttctatccaaccAAACAAAGTCTTAGAGAACATGTCAACAAATAATGCACATCGATTTTTCTGTGTGAGTATTTTCTTTCATGGATCATGGTGGGCACTTTCGCAATGTGCCCACCATTTTTCCATATATTATTAGTAGgtaaagagaacgctacctaggCACATTTGGAGCATAGCCTCTGCATCCAGACATAGGGGCCTGTGGAATGACTGTCATGCCTTCGAACATTTTTGCTTTTCCATGGGGGCATGACAATCATTCTTTGCGTCCTTGTGTCTCGGTGCAGAGACAACGTACTGCACTGCAGCCAGATAGCGTTTTTTTACCCATAAGTTATTGTACACATTATACATAGGATTGGACTAGATTGGGCTCAGCCCAAGCTCGGCCCAGCCCAGACTCGGAACTGAAAAATTCCAACCCAAGCCCGCCCTTCGAGTTGAAACAAAGCCCTGTGATGGCTGATATAAATATAGCCACCGATATTGATATGAAGCAACCTCTTTGCCCAACTAAACAGATCTTAAGAGAGACGTTAACCAGAAGTAGGGCCTGCCGGGAGTGGACGATTCCGCTAATCTGATACCGATCCCTATATCCACGATGCTAACACGCAGCTTGCTTTGCTgagaaaagattttttttcccctttagaTTTTGAGTCGTGGCCCCATGAAATGCAATGAATCTCGAGCACAACCCCATTACGTTATTTATCAGAGCTCGATCATCACCCCTGTGACACAGCTGTAGCACGCACAAGCAAAAGCTAAAACCGAACGCCAACAATCCCCTTTATTAATGAGTATTACTTAACAACTTCCGAGCAGAAACCCCACATCTGGCATTTAACACAAGCAAAGCAAATCAAAAGCCAAAACCAAATATGCTGCGGACAGGCAGAGAGTATTAGGTGAACAGAAATTTCCTCTTTCGGCCAATGGTTTGCTACTTGTGGGGTCCATTAAAGAGCCGATCCGAATCAGATCCACTAAGTATGGCGCTCGGTAAGGATATCAATGGATATTTGAAAATCTGTATTTGATTTACGttcatatccgtttaggagaatttgAAGCTGTCTAAAATtaattggatacgaatatgTTAATCCCCTTATTTGATCAATTATATTTCGATTAGTTTAGCAATtcaacggtaataaaatatttaaaatatatctATGTGTccatctatccttttaagttatctcattggattttgttatcttattttttaattttataagctaagataatgtgatttttttttaaatattttttattggtttatatatattgttttatgcaatgtgatatatggaatcacatatttatgtgagaaaatcaaagattaagaagagtagaagaaagggtagttgttgaactctcaattctcaaccctaacccttatcataaaaacggtaaagatgtcaacggatagttgaaaattcgtattcgacccgtgttcatatccatttaagagaattcatattcaaaaaatactattcggaaactatccgaatccatccgaaaatcGATAGGATTTTATCCAAATCTGTCTGAATATAATCAGATACGAagatgataatgccactatccgattgaattcgatccgtttacatctctacgcCTCGGATCTTCATCCCCTGCAATTCCCTACCCGATCTAGTTCTcctagtgcccctaacaaggggaCACGATGACCATTTCACCCTTGCTCGTACACTCTACCCGGGTGGAGTCCACTccctcttattacaggcactatGGAATTGAACCGGACAAGAAattgcaggagataattttccccatCAGGGATTACGATTCTCCTCTTCACACCCATTCCCAATTTATGCCACTAACACCCCAAATCCCGAATTTATGCCACTTCTTTAtctacaagaaaaaaataacaattgaACAATTCTTATTACAAATACAATTACATAATTAGGATCATGTTAAACAGTACGTGGTTGGCAAAATGGGATGATGGATGGGCCACGATTGTTTTCAACTCTTCGACGAACGAACGATCCAGATTTATTTCTCTAGCGTGGGACCAAACTAGGTTCGTTAGTGTGTGAAGCAGCTACGTTGACATCCTCATCGTTGTTACCTCGTGGAAGAGGAGTCATGGCAAAGGAGGATAAGTCCTTCATCTGTTGGCTGCTCGGTAAGAAGTAAGTTGCTTTAttactgttcttcttcttcatctgttcccttgttgttgttgatgatgatgatgaggaggtcCCTTGTAATGGGACCCTCTCTACGATCTGTTTCCTCAGTATATCATGGAGTCTCCCGAATAGTTTCTGTTTCACCGTCTCGAATGCTCTATCCAGATTCTCGATCTGCATTTGATTCCCATCGGATGATATCCATTAGGTCACAATCCAATGGCTAAGATTCAACATATACTCCCTTCGAATATTGAGGGAATATTAATTTACCCAGCCAGCTGGACATTTACTTTTCTTCTAtcgaataaaaagaagaaaacaaaaaaatgcatGCAAGACACTTGCCTGTTCTGTGGCATTCACGTTGTACATAAACAGTCCATAGTATAGATCAAAGCTGTCACTGACCGTATTTTCAGTCTGCAAAAGCAGATAAACACGAATTAAATTTcttgattaattaattactaGGAATTATTGCTTGCCCTgaagcagcagaagaagaagaagaaaaaataatttaccAGTTGCAGGAGAGTCTCGTAGCCCTTGGTATTAATGGGTGTGGACTCCAAGTTTAGATGTGACAAGATCCTGCacattattattactattattattattaaacaaaacaaatcaTGCATTTAAATTAGCATTAGTTTCTTAAACTTTTAAAAATGATCCAAATTTAAGAGAGAGGTTCTCTTACCTTCCAATGGTGTGTGTGATAAATTGGCTGCCCGCGGCATGCCGGTCGTGCTCTTCGCACGACATCTCCACCATTGTGCAACCCTGAGAGAGAAAAacgaaaatgaaaaaatataaaaccaaCCAAATCAATCTATGGACCGGTTCAGTAAGCCCATACAAATCCGGATTGAACCACCAGGTCTATGTTTGTCTTGAACTAACCTCCTGTTCAAAGATGCTCAAGAACTGCGCGCATTTCTGTTCCTGAACCGTGCTTTGGGCCATCCGGACCTTGTCGTAAACAAACGGTAATCCGGCCCAACCGTGTTTTCCACTCTCCGGTCCAAACATTGGGTGAGTACAGACAATACCAAATTCCGAGGGGAGTACCTGAGAGCCACCACTCCATGTAACTCATTCACATTTTTATTTTCGTGATTCCAACAAAATCAAGCCATTGATAGAGAATCGTTAAGATCTATCTTACCTCCAGGAATAGGTTTCTGGGGAACTGTTTGACCGATAAGACGTCGGCGAAAATGGTGTCGGACCTCAGCTTGTGCAGAGGAATGCCACGCAGCACCGTCTCCGTCGACAAGATAGAGCTGCACACCAGTATCACGTCCGGTTGCTCTTCACATAAGGCGTCGATG
This window encodes:
- the LOC122651019 gene encoding uncharacterized protein LOC122651019; the protein is MVFGRKVWHPNEVIADAEKEFQEYMSVQTATGSSNTISTHLVSHQWIAPHVDYVKCNSDASLSSVTNKSGVGYICRDHCGTPLFAFSSPIFFSDLLVGETIAVRMAMLELISNDYTHVMIETDNLNLVTYVTSGGGTSPLHIRAIVEDIIHLSSFFVSCSFTCIQWEINSVADSLARRALSLTCTTD
- the LOC122651020 gene encoding arogenate dehydrogenase 2, chloroplastic-like — its product is MASAAAVVTVSSPLTCHNKAQTRAILPQSSASNSTTFTNSSIRSSICKFSKLRLQSVLVKRTHVLNQVRCPSDSCLGSDSPTVDSLPLRIGIIGFGNFGQFISKAFKRQGHIVLATSRSDYSEYCQHNGIEFYRNIDALCEEQPDVILVCSSILSTETVLRGIPLHKLRSDTIFADVLSVKQFPRNLFLEVLPSEFGIVCTHPMFGPESGKHGWAGLPFVYDKVRMAQSTVQEQKCAQFLSIFEQEGCTMVEMSCEEHDRHAAGSQFITHTIGRILSHLNLESTPINTKGYETLLQLTENTVSDSFDLYYGLFMYNVNATEQIENLDRAFETVKQKLFGRLHDILRKQIVERVPLQGTSSSSSSTTTREQMKKKNSNKATYFLPSSQQMKDLSSFAMTPLPRGNNDEDVNVAASHTNEPSLVPR